A genomic stretch from Achromobacter spanius includes:
- a CDS encoding alpha/beta fold hydrolase, whose protein sequence is MSFNLFSKWRKGFAALALMALSALAQAAADPYTVTAPDGVRIAVQEAGDPNGQPIIFIHGLLGSHLSWEKQVNSPQLQRYRLITFDMRGHGLSGQPERADAYRDGRRWADDLAAVIAGSGARQPVLVGWSLGAAVTTNYLAAYGDDKIAGAVYVGGVIELKPEQIVSHPQVYSAMASPDLKTHLDAEREFVALCFAKQPDAQTFQRLLANAAMASQNMQNAVHGMSLDAPKGLGAMHKPLLLIYGARDALVQAGPSFSRAKALNPRAIGKFYPEAGHSPFIEETQRFNRDLSAFVDAAASH, encoded by the coding sequence ATGTCTTTCAACCTCTTCAGCAAATGGCGCAAGGGCTTTGCCGCCTTGGCCTTGATGGCTCTGTCCGCGCTGGCGCAGGCCGCCGCAGACCCCTACACAGTAACGGCGCCTGATGGGGTGCGCATCGCGGTGCAAGAGGCCGGTGACCCGAACGGGCAGCCCATCATCTTTATCCACGGCTTGCTCGGCAGCCATCTGAGTTGGGAAAAGCAGGTCAACAGCCCTCAGTTGCAGCGGTATCGGCTGATCACTTTCGATATGCGCGGGCATGGCCTGTCTGGTCAACCTGAGCGCGCCGATGCCTACCGTGATGGACGACGTTGGGCGGATGATCTGGCAGCGGTGATTGCTGGGTCAGGAGCTCGGCAGCCTGTCTTGGTGGGATGGTCGCTAGGCGCCGCCGTGACCACGAATTATCTGGCTGCCTATGGTGACGACAAAATCGCAGGCGCTGTGTACGTGGGCGGTGTCATCGAGCTGAAGCCCGAGCAAATCGTGTCGCATCCGCAGGTCTACAGCGCAATGGCATCGCCGGATCTCAAGACGCATCTTGATGCCGAGCGTGAGTTCGTGGCGCTGTGCTTTGCCAAGCAGCCCGACGCGCAGACGTTCCAACGTTTGCTGGCCAATGCCGCCATGGCCTCCCAGAACATGCAGAACGCCGTGCATGGTATGTCGTTGGACGCGCCGAAGGGCTTGGGGGCCATGCACAAGCCGCTGTTGCTGATTTACGGTGCGCGTGATGCGTTGGTTCAGGCCGGACCGTCCTTCAGCCGGGCCAAGGCCTTGAATCCGCGCGCCATCGGCAAGTTCTACCCAGAAGCGGGGCACTCGCCCTTTATCGAAGAGACGCAGCGCTTCAATCGTGATCTGTCTGCCTTTGTTGATGCGGCGGCATCGCATTAG
- a CDS encoding MerR family transcriptional regulator, translating into MKKTESTTLLKIGALAQVTGVSVRSIRHYDQHGLLASTRAENGYRAFEAVAVTQVKQIQRLIATGFSLEEIRSFPDCMLLIEGAKACANMTDAKRKRLEILEKQIEALEKQRQRLRGMLIEGGGQE; encoded by the coding sequence ATGAAAAAAACTGAGTCCACCACCCTGCTGAAGATCGGCGCGTTGGCGCAAGTAACCGGCGTCAGCGTGCGCTCTATTCGTCACTACGATCAGCACGGTCTGCTTGCATCAACGCGGGCCGAGAATGGCTACCGCGCCTTTGAGGCGGTGGCCGTCACGCAGGTCAAACAGATACAACGATTGATCGCCACCGGCTTCAGCTTGGAAGAAATCCGCAGCTTTCCGGATTGCATGTTGCTGATCGAAGGGGCTAAGGCATGCGCGAATATGACGGATGCGAAGCGCAAACGGCTGGAGATACTGGAGAAGCAGATTGAGGCGCTGGAAAAGCAGCGCCAGCGATTGCGAGGCATGCTGATTGAGGGGGGTGGGCAGGAGTGA
- a CDS encoding helix-turn-helix domain-containing protein → MTAIAETKMTLPAAREVEAAVQGQRALAAYLATRVETQHIQIFDERNQAHQVELPTSALRLLVDILAELAAGNAVKVVPVHAELTTQEAADMLNVSRPHLVKLLEDGVLPFHRTGKHRRVRLADLTQYKDARDRASEEAMAELARQAQESSLGYE, encoded by the coding sequence ATGACCGCCATTGCCGAAACCAAGATGACCTTACCCGCCGCACGGGAAGTGGAGGCGGCTGTTCAAGGCCAGCGCGCGTTGGCCGCGTACCTGGCAACGCGCGTTGAAACACAACACATCCAGATCTTCGATGAACGGAACCAAGCCCATCAAGTAGAGTTGCCCACCTCTGCGCTGCGTCTGCTGGTCGACATCCTTGCCGAATTGGCCGCCGGCAATGCCGTAAAAGTCGTACCCGTCCATGCAGAACTGACGACCCAGGAAGCCGCGGACATGCTCAACGTCTCCCGCCCTCACCTGGTCAAGCTACTGGAGGATGGCGTGCTGCCATTCCATCGGACGGGGAAACATCGCAGAGTGCGGCTCGCGGACTTGACGCAGTACAAGGACGCACGCGACCGTGCTAGCGAAGAAGCCATGGCGGAGCTCGCCCGTCAGGCTCAGGAATCAAGCTTGGGTTACGAATGA
- a CDS encoding LysR family transcriptional regulator yields the protein MLERIHLSIVQQVEKQGSLTAAAGVLNLTQSALSHSMKKLEVQLGTDVWLREGRSLRLTQAGQYLLAVANRVLPQLDLAEERLGQFAQGERGALRIGMECHPCYQWLLKVVSPYLAAWPDVDVDVKQKFQFGGIGALFGYEIDLLVTPDPLFKPGLKFEPVFDYEQVLVVPKGHPLATAAYVKPQQLNQEVLISYPVDIERLDIYNQFLLPAGVTPKRHKAIETTDIMVQMVASGRGVAALPRWLVEEYAARMDVVPVRLGVRGIAKQIFLGAREADSAIDYVRAFIELARHPGADVPTAVGQGANE from the coding sequence ATGCTTGAGCGCATCCATCTCAGCATCGTCCAGCAGGTCGAAAAGCAAGGGTCGTTGACGGCCGCCGCGGGCGTGTTGAACCTGACCCAGTCGGCCCTGAGCCACAGCATGAAGAAGCTGGAGGTGCAGCTGGGCACCGACGTCTGGCTGCGCGAAGGTCGAAGCCTGCGCTTGACGCAGGCCGGCCAATACCTGCTGGCGGTGGCGAACCGCGTGCTGCCGCAACTGGACCTGGCCGAAGAGCGGCTGGGCCAGTTCGCGCAGGGCGAACGCGGCGCGCTGCGCATCGGCATGGAATGCCACCCTTGCTATCAGTGGTTGCTGAAGGTGGTTTCACCGTATCTGGCGGCCTGGCCCGACGTGGATGTGGACGTCAAGCAGAAGTTCCAGTTTGGCGGGATCGGCGCGCTTTTTGGCTACGAGATCGACCTGCTGGTGACGCCCGACCCGCTGTTCAAGCCGGGTCTGAAGTTCGAGCCCGTGTTCGACTACGAGCAGGTGCTGGTCGTGCCCAAGGGCCACCCCCTGGCAACGGCTGCGTACGTCAAGCCGCAACAGCTGAACCAGGAAGTGCTGATCAGCTACCCCGTGGACATCGAGCGGCTGGACATCTACAACCAGTTCCTGCTGCCGGCCGGTGTCACGCCCAAGCGCCATAAAGCCATCGAAACCACCGACATCATGGTGCAGATGGTGGCCAGCGGACGCGGTGTGGCCGCTCTGCCGCGCTGGCTTGTCGAGGAATACGCGGCGCGGATGGATGTGGTGCCGGTGCGGCTGGGTGTGCGCGGCATCGCCAAGCAGATTTTTCTTGGGGCGCGCGAGGCGGACAGCGCCATTGACTACGTGCGGGCCTTCATCGAACTGGCCCGCCATCCGGGCGCCGATGTGCCGACCGCTGTGGGGCAAGGCGCCAATGAATGA